In Caldicellulosiruptor morganii, the following proteins share a genomic window:
- a CDS encoding ABC transporter permease, translating to MAILKLNLKRLLKDPVNLFFVILIPVFTLIAISFFSIGQQQKLQIGIVMEENDLVADLIKKDLSKFSNVTKIDSRKIRYELIFNSLDCVVEMPKNLTESIYKGKKFTLRIHSFSKTGYYIQIKNRIETALSIYWQLARDSKSKEEFLNKVKKFSNVGIDLSINSSEENGIKNKIGFILGFFVLSLLSICLNSTAVILKDKEEGALVRIFTSTVKPKSYVVQVIVAVVLVALFQVGLYFGIAKMVFKKDIVINLKDFAIVVSGCVLLFVSLSMGIITFIKDKRQLSVLMPVVVTVLPMLGGCYWPLDIMPAFMQKISLLVPTTYVMNVLKEILVSGKGILDIKLDLIIIALFSSIFILSSIKGFSKNVLGRM from the coding sequence ATGGCTATTTTGAAACTGAATCTGAAAAGGCTTTTGAAAGATCCTGTAAATCTTTTCTTTGTTATTTTAATTCCGGTTTTTACGCTGATTGCAATAAGCTTTTTTTCAATTGGTCAGCAGCAAAAGCTTCAAATTGGCATTGTCATGGAAGAGAATGATTTAGTGGCGGATTTAATTAAGAAGGATCTTTCAAAGTTCAGTAACGTAACAAAGATTGACAGCAGGAAAATCAGATATGAACTTATTTTCAACAGCCTTGACTGTGTGGTTGAAATGCCCAAAAATTTAACAGAAAGTATATATAAAGGCAAAAAGTTTACCCTTAGAATACATTCATTTTCCAAAACAGGATATTACATTCAGATTAAAAATAGAATAGAGACTGCCCTTTCTATTTACTGGCAGCTTGCAAGAGATTCTAAATCAAAAGAGGAGTTTTTAAACAAAGTAAAAAAGTTTTCGAATGTTGGCATAGATTTGAGCATCAATAGTTCAGAAGAAAATGGTATAAAAAATAAAATAGGGTTTATACTTGGCTTTTTTGTGCTTTCACTTCTGTCTATCTGCTTAAACTCAACAGCTGTAATATTGAAAGACAAAGAAGAGGGGGCACTTGTCAGGATATTTACTTCCACTGTAAAACCAAAAAGTTATGTGGTGCAGGTAATTGTTGCAGTTGTCCTGGTTGCTCTTTTCCAGGTAGGGTTGTATTTTGGTATAGCAAAAATGGTATTCAAAAAGGACATTGTGATAAATTTAAAAGACTTTGCCATTGTCGTTTCTGGATGTGTTTTGCTTTTTGTCAGTCTCTCTATGGGGATTATAACCTTTATAAAAGACAAAAGACAGCTTTCGGTTTTGATGCCGGTTGTGGTGACAGTTCTGCCCATGCTGGGTGGATGTTACTGGCCGCTTGATATTATGCCCGCCTTTATGCAAAAGATTTCTCTGCTTGTCCCCACAACATATGTTATGAATGTGTTAAAAGAGATTTTAGTATCAGGAAAAGGGATTTTGGATATAAAACTTGACTTGATAATTATAGCTTTGTTCTCGTCCATTTTTATTTTGAGCAGTATTAAAGGATTTTCAAAAAATGTTCTTGGAAGAATGTAA
- a CDS encoding sensor histidine kinase, with protein sequence MIGVSFLFEVNFAEKSRMANIQIDTERRLRYQLEEVKQRLVSSQKEVERLSVLKERERIARDLHDSLGHTLSALNIQLNALYKMVEKSRDINFTKDELLKKIDGLCRKLCFAIELVRKTVYELKPESNLLLDEIEKTISSFEFCRVVYNINKKTSNIPSYYLENFLAIVKEALTNICRHSDATEVVINLDLTERYARLYIKDNGTKKGDIKEGMGLFSMRARALQMGGTINIDSSDGFMIVVFVPFAAKSELLGK encoded by the coding sequence TTGATTGGAGTTTCTTTTCTATTTGAAGTTAACTTTGCCGAAAAAAGCAGAATGGCAAATATTCAGATCGATACAGAAAGAAGACTTCGGTATCAATTGGAAGAGGTAAAACAAAGGCTTGTCAGTTCTCAAAAGGAAGTTGAAAGGCTGTCTGTTTTAAAAGAAAGAGAGAGAATAGCAAGAGACCTTCATGACAGTCTTGGGCATACTTTATCTGCACTGAATATTCAGCTAAATGCACTTTATAAAATGGTTGAAAAGAGCAGGGATATAAATTTCACAAAGGATGAGCTTTTAAAGAAAATAGATGGGCTTTGCAGAAAGCTTTGTTTTGCAATTGAACTTGTGCGAAAAACTGTGTATGAGTTAAAGCCGGAAAGTAATCTTTTGCTTGATGAAATAGAGAAAACAATATCTTCTTTTGAGTTTTGCAGGGTTGTTTATAATATAAATAAGAAAACTTCAAACATTCCTTCCTATTACTTAGAGAACTTTCTTGCAATTGTAAAGGAAGCACTGACAAATATATGTCGACATTCTGATGCGACAGAAGTTGTAATTAATTTGGATTTGACAGAAAGGTATGCAAGGCTTTATATCAAAGACAATGGCACAAAAAAGGGAGATATAAAAGAAGGAATGGGGCTTTTTTCTATGAGGGCAAGAGCTCTTCAGATGGGTGGGACCATTAATATAGACAGCAGCGATGGTTTTATGATAGTGGTGTTTGTGCCTTTTGCAGCAAAATCAGAACTTTTGGGGAAGTGA
- a CDS encoding response regulator transcription factor produces MTKVLIVDDDVLILDGLKVILELEGFEVVGLARNAKEAYEMCQSHKPDVVLMDIRMPVEDGISGTKNIKADFPETKVIILTTFKDDEFIKGAISYGADGYILKSSSADHLVESIRAVLQDKFVLDREIASALPRFLNQDESKTCLEKFDLTEREKEIIKLVAEGFSNRDIAKALFLTEGTVRNYISILLEKLNLENRTQLAVFYYKSKIFE; encoded by the coding sequence ATGACAAAGGTCTTGATTGTGGATGACGATGTTTTGATTTTGGATGGGCTAAAAGTTATTCTGGAGCTTGAGGGGTTTGAAGTTGTGGGGCTTGCCAGAAACGCAAAAGAGGCATATGAGATGTGCCAGAGCCATAAGCCCGATGTTGTTTTGATGGATATAAGAATGCCGGTTGAAGATGGTATAAGCGGCACAAAGAACATAAAAGCAGACTTTCCTGAAACAAAGGTGATAATTCTCACAACATTTAAGGATGATGAATTTATAAAAGGGGCTATTTCGTATGGAGCTGATGGATATATATTGAAAAGCTCCTCTGCAGATCACCTTGTTGAGTCAATCAGAGCGGTTTTGCAGGACAAGTTTGTGCTTGACAGAGAGATTGCAAGTGCCCTGCCACGCTTTTTAAACCAGGATGAGAGTAAAACCTGTCTGGAGAAATTTGATTTAACAGAGAGGGAAAAAGAGATTATAAAGCTTGTTGCAGAGGGATTTTCAAACAGGGATATAGCAAAAGCCCTCTTTTTGACAGAGGGCACGGTTAGAAATTACATATCGATTTTGCTTGAAAAATTGAACCTGGAGAACAGAACCCAGCTTGCGGTGTTTTATTACAAATCCAAAATTTTTGAATAA
- a CDS encoding glycoside hydrolase family 3 N-terminal domain-containing protein — protein sequence MSIEKRVNKLLQKMTVEEKVYQLTSVLIKDVLEDNRFSPEKAKQTIPHGIGQITRVAGASNFAPEDAAKTANEIQKFLIENTRLGIPAMIHEESCSGFMAKGATVFPQSIGVACTFDNEIVEELAKVIRTQMKATGSHQALAPLIDVARDARWGRVEETFGEDPYLVANMAVCYVRGIQGDDIKDGIIATGKHFVGYAMSEGGMNWAPVHIPERELREVYLYPFEVAVKVAGLKSIMPAYHEIDGIPCHANRKLLTDIARNEWGFDGIFVSDYSGVKNLLDYHRSVKTYEEAAALSLWAGLDIELPRIECFTEEFIKALKEGRFDMALVDAAVKRVLEMKFRLGLFDNPYIKTEGIVELFDNKQQRELARKVAQESIVLLKNDNILPLSKNLRKVAVIGPNANSVRNLLGDYSYPAHISTTEMFFMKDEVDLGDEDEFVKKVINIKSVFEAVKEKVSNLTEVVYAKGCDVNSTDRSGFDEAKKAAKGADVVIVVVGDKAGLRLDCTSGESRDRASLRLPGVQEDLVKEIVSVNPNTVVVLVNGRPVALDWILENVKAVVEAWFPGEEGAEAICDVLFGDYNPGGKLAISFPRDVGQVPVYYGHKPSGGKSCWHGDYVEMSSKPLLPFGFGLSYTTFEYRNLSIEKEKIGMDESIKVSVEIENTGKYEGDEIVQLYTRKEEYLVTRPVKELKGYKRVHLKPGEKKKVVFELHPDLFAFYDYDMNRVVTPGIVEVMIGASSEDIKFTGSFEITGSRKDATKIKHYFSRVLCE from the coding sequence GTGTCTATTGAAAAAAGGGTAAACAAGCTTCTCCAGAAGATGACTGTTGAGGAAAAAGTTTATCAGCTTACAAGCGTTCTTATCAAAGATGTTCTGGAAGACAACAGATTTTCGCCGGAGAAAGCAAAACAAACAATCCCTCATGGAATTGGGCAGATAACACGTGTTGCAGGTGCGAGCAATTTTGCGCCTGAGGATGCTGCAAAAACAGCAAATGAAATCCAGAAATTCTTGATTGAAAACACACGCCTTGGAATTCCAGCAATGATTCATGAAGAGTCATGTTCAGGTTTTATGGCGAAAGGTGCAACTGTTTTTCCGCAGAGTATTGGTGTTGCCTGCACATTTGACAATGAAATTGTTGAGGAGCTTGCAAAGGTAATAAGAACACAGATGAAGGCAACAGGTAGCCATCAGGCTCTGGCACCATTGATTGATGTTGCAAGAGATGCACGCTGGGGAAGGGTTGAGGAGACATTTGGTGAAGACCCGTACCTTGTTGCCAATATGGCAGTTTGCTATGTAAGAGGAATTCAGGGCGATGACATCAAAGATGGAATAATCGCAACAGGTAAGCACTTTGTTGGGTATGCCATGTCAGAGGGGGGCATGAACTGGGCACCTGTGCACATACCCGAAAGAGAACTGAGAGAGGTATACCTTTATCCATTTGAGGTTGCTGTGAAGGTTGCTGGCTTGAAATCCATCATGCCGGCTTATCATGAAATTGATGGAATACCCTGCCACGCAAACAGAAAACTTCTTACCGACATTGCGAGGAACGAATGGGGCTTTGATGGAATTTTTGTTTCTGACTACAGCGGTGTGAAAAATCTTTTGGACTACCACAGGTCCGTAAAGACTTATGAAGAAGCGGCTGCACTTTCGCTCTGGGCAGGGCTTGACATTGAACTTCCAAGGATAGAATGCTTTACAGAGGAGTTTATCAAAGCTTTAAAAGAAGGCAGGTTTGACATGGCGCTGGTTGATGCAGCGGTTAAAAGAGTACTGGAGATGAAGTTCAGACTTGGACTTTTCGACAATCCATATATCAAAACAGAAGGTATTGTTGAGCTTTTTGACAACAAGCAGCAAAGAGAGCTTGCAAGAAAGGTTGCACAGGAGTCAATTGTGCTTCTGAAGAATGACAATATACTTCCGCTTTCGAAAAACCTCAGGAAGGTTGCAGTAATAGGACCAAATGCTAACTCGGTGAGAAATCTTCTGGGTGACTATTCATATCCGGCACATATTTCAACCACAGAGATGTTCTTTATGAAAGATGAAGTGGACTTAGGCGATGAAGATGAGTTTGTAAAGAAGGTTATAAATATCAAATCGGTCTTTGAGGCTGTGAAAGAAAAGGTATCCAATTTGACCGAAGTTGTGTATGCAAAAGGTTGTGACGTAAATTCAACTGACAGGTCGGGATTTGATGAGGCTAAAAAAGCAGCCAAAGGCGCAGATGTTGTGATTGTTGTTGTCGGTGACAAAGCAGGACTCAGGCTTGACTGCACATCCGGTGAGTCAAGGGATAGAGCGTCTTTAAGACTTCCGGGTGTTCAGGAGGATTTAGTAAAAGAGATTGTCAGTGTGAATCCGAACACAGTGGTTGTTCTGGTAAATGGAAGACCTGTTGCACTTGATTGGATTTTGGAGAATGTAAAAGCTGTTGTTGAGGCATGGTTCCCGGGCGAAGAAGGGGCAGAGGCTATATGCGATGTCCTGTTTGGGGATTACAATCCGGGTGGCAAACTTGCAATTTCCTTCCCGCGTGATGTTGGTCAGGTTCCTGTTTACTATGGGCACAAACCATCCGGCGGCAAATCATGCTGGCACGGGGATTATGTTGAGATGTCTTCAAAACCGCTTTTACCGTTTGGCTTTGGTCTTTCATACACAACCTTTGAGTACAGGAATCTCTCAATTGAAAAAGAAAAGATTGGTATGGATGAGAGCATAAAAGTATCTGTCGAAATTGAGAACACAGGAAAATATGAAGGAGATGAGATTGTACAACTTTATACAAGAAAAGAGGAATATCTTGTTACAAGACCTGTTAAAGAGCTGAAAGGTTATAAAAGAGTTCATCTAAAACCGGGTGAGAAGAAAAAGGTTGTATTTGAACTCCATCCTGACCTGTTTGCCTTTTATGACTATGATATGAACAGGGTTGTAACACCGGGTATTGTTGAGGTTATGATAGGTGCATCCTCCGAAGATATTAAATTTACAGGTTCTTTTGAAATAACAGGTAGCAGGAAGGATGCAACAAAGATCAAGCACTACTTCAGCAGGGTGCTTTGCGAGTAG
- a CDS encoding RNA-guided endonuclease InsQ/TnpB family protein, with amino-acid sequence MYKTQKNHIRCDKKTYKLLRKLCHFSKNLYNYALYHVRQHYFQTHEHLRYENVYHIVKDNENYRLLPSQVAQQTLISVDESFKSFLSLLKAKKEGKIKEKVLMPKYLPKDGMYQIVFPKDQFKIEDKKVRLSLGRNFSKEFGIRYLYFDLPKNIAGKKIKEVRIIPRYHGKWFEIEYVYEEKEQDYDLDKNRYLAIDLGLNNFAALTDTIGTAFLIEGRFLKSVNRWYNKEKARLQSVYSKQGIKYGSKLAQISLKRQHIVENFLNQAVNVVVKHCLENKIGIVVVGNMKEIKKEIDLGKVNNQNFVGIPYKKFKRKLEAKCRLYGIEYVEVEESYTSQRCSRCGVVDKSNRKHRGLYVCKKCGNVLNADINGAINILLKVAGESAIKQIISSGCVNHPVRIRVA; translated from the coding sequence ATGTACAAGACACAAAAAAATCATATAAGATGTGATAAGAAAACATACAAGCTTTTGCGAAAGCTCTGTCACTTTTCTAAAAACCTGTACAACTATGCTCTGTATCACGTAAGACAGCACTATTTTCAAACCCATGAACATCTGCGATATGAAAATGTATATCACATTGTAAAAGACAACGAAAACTACAGACTTTTGCCCTCACAGGTTGCCCAGCAGACTCTTATTTCGGTGGATGAATCTTTTAAATCTTTTTTGAGCTTGTTGAAAGCCAAAAAGGAAGGAAAGATAAAAGAGAAAGTTTTAATGCCAAAGTATCTGCCCAAGGATGGGATGTACCAGATAGTTTTTCCAAAAGACCAGTTCAAGATAGAAGATAAGAAAGTGAGACTGAGTCTTGGCAGAAACTTTTCAAAGGAGTTTGGAATAAGATACTTATATTTTGATTTGCCAAAAAACATTGCAGGAAAAAAGATTAAGGAAGTCAGGATAATACCAAGATACCATGGGAAGTGGTTTGAGATTGAGTATGTGTATGAGGAAAAGGAGCAGGATTATGACCTTGACAAAAACAGGTATTTGGCAATAGACCTGGGGTTAAACAACTTTGCAGCGCTTACGGATACCATTGGGACTGCCTTTTTGATAGAGGGCAGGTTTTTAAAATCAGTCAACCGATGGTATAACAAGGAAAAAGCAAGACTGCAAAGTGTATACTCCAAACAGGGAATCAAATATGGTTCAAAACTTGCTCAAATTTCTCTTAAAAGACAGCATATAGTTGAGAACTTTTTAAATCAGGCTGTAAACGTTGTAGTTAAGCACTGTCTGGAAAATAAAATAGGAATAGTTGTTGTGGGTAATATGAAAGAGATAAAGAAGGAGATAGATCTGGGGAAGGTGAACAATCAGAACTTTGTTGGGATACCGTACAAGAAGTTTAAGAGAAAATTAGAAGCAAAGTGCAGGTTATATGGGATAGAGTATGTGGAGGTAGAGGAAAGCTACACATCACAGCGGTGCAGCAGATGTGGGGTGGTTGACAAGAGTAACAGAAAGCACAGGGGCTTGTATGTGTGCAAGAAATGTGGGAATGTATTGAATGCGGATATAAATGGGGCGATAAACATACTTTTAAAGGTAGCTGGTGAGTCTGCGATAAAGCAGATAATCAGTAGTGGGTGTGTAAACCATCCTGTGAGAATAAGGGTAGCATAA
- a CDS encoding TraX family protein yields the protein MEKILVNLNTLPFFMAMSKKLSISKSNLLKLIAAFCMLIDHIGYLYFPNIILFRIIGRIAFPIFAYQVAAGFKFTSNKVKYLQRLFIFALISQLPFSLMTQDFVELNVIATFFFAALSLFFIQKRWYILTIIPIAISYFVPMDYGIYGVLTVLCFYLFFDISILQLLLFCILTWFEVHMIGWSVQFYSILSVVLIIVIRMLPADFNLKLNKYFFYWFYPVHMLILVLIGKIF from the coding sequence ATGGAAAAAATACTTGTAAACTTAAATACACTTCCTTTTTTTATGGCAATGTCAAAAAAGCTTTCCATTTCAAAATCAAACCTTTTGAAGTTGATTGCCGCTTTCTGTATGCTAATTGACCACATTGGTTATTTGTATTTTCCCAATATTATCCTTTTCAGAATAATCGGGCGCATAGCATTTCCCATATTTGCATATCAGGTGGCAGCCGGATTTAAATTTACATCAAATAAAGTTAAGTATCTGCAAAGACTTTTTATCTTTGCGCTCATCTCACAGCTGCCTTTTTCTCTTATGACACAGGATTTTGTAGAGCTAAATGTAATTGCCACATTTTTCTTTGCCGCACTGAGCCTGTTTTTTATCCAAAAAAGATGGTATATCCTAACCATTATACCGATTGCAATTTCGTATTTTGTTCCAATGGACTATGGAATTTACGGTGTTCTGACCGTTTTGTGTTTTTACCTGTTTTTTGACATTTCCATTTTGCAGCTGCTGTTGTTTTGCATCCTCACATGGTTTGAGGTGCATATGATTGGTTGGTCTGTTCAGTTCTATTCAATATTATCGGTGGTTTTAATAATTGTAATCAGAATGCTGCCAGCAGATTTCAACCTGAAACTTAACAAGTACTTTTTCTACTGGTTCTATCCTGTTCATATGCTGATTCTTGTTTTGATAGGGAAGATATTTTAA
- the mntA gene encoding type VII toxin-antitoxin system MntA family adenylyltransferase antitoxin: MNIEEVKKTIVEFLNEKISPWLVILFGSIIKENFRPDSDIDIAYFSDIDIDNYERFLIAQELANILNRDVDLIDLKKASAVFKTQIISTGEVIFCSDETRKMYFFMRTYKEYALLNEEREVVLKSLFEGSNNSYDR, encoded by the coding sequence ATGAATATTGAAGAGGTTAAAAAAACTATAGTAGAATTTCTGAATGAAAAGATCTCTCCATGGCTTGTTATTCTATTTGGTTCTATAATCAAGGAGAATTTTAGACCAGATAGTGATATTGACATTGCATATTTTTCTGACATTGATATTGATAATTACGAAAGATTTTTAATAGCCCAGGAGCTTGCAAATATCTTAAACAGGGATGTTGATCTGATTGATTTGAAAAAAGCATCTGCTGTTTTTAAGACACAGATCATTTCAACAGGTGAGGTTATTTTCTGTTCGGATGAAACCAGGAAAATGTACTTTTTTATGAGAACATACAAAGAATACGCACTTTTGAATGAGGAAAGAGAGGTTGTATTAAAAAGCCTTTTTGAAGGGAGCAATAATTCATATGATAGATGA
- the hepT gene encoding type VII toxin-antitoxin system HepT family RNase toxin, whose product MIDDVIINKIQIIERCLKRINDVYENNPENLLDFTKQDSIVLNIQRACEATIDIAMHICAKFKLGVPQNSREAFEFLIKNSIIDEKLGSRMKAMVGFRNIIVHDYQSIDLRILQSIIEKNLTDFLKFKDAVLNFIKRL is encoded by the coding sequence ATGATAGATGATGTGATAATAAACAAGATACAAATTATTGAAAGGTGTCTCAAAAGAATTAATGATGTGTATGAAAATAATCCTGAAAATTTGCTTGATTTTACAAAGCAAGATTCTATTGTGCTCAACATCCAGAGAGCTTGTGAGGCTACAATAGACATTGCAATGCATATTTGTGCGAAATTCAAACTGGGTGTTCCACAGAATAGCCGTGAAGCATTTGAGTTTTTAATAAAAAATAGTATCATAGATGAAAAGTTAGGAAGTAGAATGAAAGCAATGGTGGGGTTTAGAAATATTATTGTTCATGACTATCAATCAATAGATCTGAGGATATTGCAAAGTATTATTGAAAAAAACCTGACTGATTTTTTGAAGTTCAAAGATGCAGTTTTAAATTTTATAAAAAGATTATGA
- the dusB gene encoding tRNA dihydrouridine synthase DusB, with protein sequence MLNIKGKLFLAPMAGFTYKTFRSLCSRFGADVTITEMVSAKAITMGSQKTKDLISFSDDEKIKGVQIFGSDPSTMAEAVKIIQDEFEYDFIDINMGCPVPKVVKSGEGSALMKNPSLAAKIVQEVAKVSRKPVSVKIRKGFDEGDANAPEFAYIMQESGASFVTVHGRTRSQMYSGKADWEIIGKVKERLRIPVVANGDIVDFESAKRAYEMTGADGIMIGRAALGNPWVFLQIKEGFENGQITTMVLPHQKIKVAIEFFKDLCAEKGEKMAVLEARKHLGFFVKGIENAAKIRDRINRISRAEDLIGYLENLSIELEQKAKMLDNNIEAEIF encoded by the coding sequence ATGCTAAACATAAAAGGAAAACTCTTTTTGGCACCGATGGCCGGGTTTACATACAAGACATTTAGAAGTCTTTGTAGCAGATTTGGTGCAGATGTTACCATAACAGAGATGGTGAGCGCAAAGGCAATCACCATGGGAAGCCAGAAAACAAAAGATCTTATTTCATTTTCTGATGATGAAAAGATAAAAGGTGTTCAAATTTTTGGAAGCGACCCGAGCACAATGGCTGAGGCAGTGAAGATCATTCAGGATGAGTTTGAATATGACTTTATTGACATAAACATGGGCTGCCCTGTTCCCAAGGTTGTAAAAAGCGGAGAGGGAAGCGCACTTATGAAAAATCCTTCTCTGGCAGCAAAGATAGTACAGGAGGTTGCAAAGGTTAGCAGAAAGCCTGTTTCTGTAAAGATTCGAAAAGGATTTGATGAAGGAGATGCAAATGCACCCGAGTTTGCATATATAATGCAGGAAAGCGGGGCAAGCTTTGTTACAGTTCATGGCAGAACGCGTTCTCAGATGTATTCAGGGAAGGCTGACTGGGAAATAATAGGAAAGGTAAAAGAAAGGCTCAGGATTCCTGTTGTAGCAAATGGCGATATAGTAGATTTTGAGTCGGCAAAAAGGGCATATGAAATGACAGGAGCTGATGGTATCATGATAGGAAGAGCAGCTCTTGGCAACCCCTGGGTGTTTCTTCAGATAAAAGAAGGGTTTGAAAATGGGCAGATTACAACAATGGTATTACCACACCAGAAAATCAAAGTTGCAATTGAATTTTTTAAAGATCTTTGTGCTGAAAAAGGTGAAAAGATGGCGGTGCTTGAAGCAAGAAAGCATCTTGGTTTTTTTGTAAAAGGGATTGAGAATGCAGCAAAAATAAGGGATAGAATTAACAGAATCAGCAGGGCAGAGGATTTGATTGGTTATCTTGAAAATCTCAGCATTGAGCTTGAGCAAAAGGCAAAGATGCTCGATAACAATATTGAAGCAGAAATTTTTTAA